The window ATGGACGTCACGTGCAAGGAATCGATCAATGAAGCCTTGTCGATGCTGCCGCAATCGTGGCGCCAGGTCGATGTGCTGATCAACAATGCCGGTCTCGCGCTGGGTACGCAACCGGCCCACGAAGCGCCGCTGGCCGACTGGGAAACCATGATCGCGACCAACTGCACCGGGCTGGTGACGATGACGCGCGCGCTGCTGCCGGCCATGGTCGAGCGCGGCAGCGGACTGATCATCAACCTGGGGTCGGTGGCAGGCCACTATCCTTACCCGGGCGGCAATGTGTACGGCGCGACCAAGGCCTTTGTCGACCAGTTCACGCTCAACCTGCGCGCCGATCTGGCGGGGACGGGCGTGCGCGCGACCAACCTGGCGCCGGGATTGTGCGGGGGGACGGAGTTTTCCAACGTGCGCTTCAAGGGCGACGACGCGGCCGCGGCCAAGGTGTACGAAGGCACGGTGCCCCTGACGGCCAAAGATATTGCGGCGACGGTATTCTGGATCGCGACGCTGCCGCCGCATATTAATATCAATACGATCGAGATGATGCCGACTTGCCAGGGGTTTTCGCCGTTTGCGATCAAGCGGACCTGAGCCTCGTCGTTCCTGGCACTGCCAGAACCGACTACCCGCGCCGCCCCCACGTCGTACCCGCGCAGGCGGGTACCCAAGTTCATAGCGTCGCCATTGGCAGATTAGATACTTGGATACCCGCCTGCGCGGGTACGACGGAGATGGAGGCCAAAATGACGAGATCGACGTGGCGGAGTGGTAAAAACGGCGGCAGTACGTAACACAACTACACCCCATGTAAGCGATTGTTACAGAACTTGGCACTTCGCTATCGCTCACGTCTACTTGTGCCCCACCTAACCCGCGCCGGGTCATCTTTATGTGCGCTTGCGTACATTTACAGCCCGGAAATCGCGTAAAATGTTTCCGATATTCACTTATGGCAAATGAAATGCCCTCAGTATTCAGTTGGCCGGTACGGGTCTATTACGAAGACACCGATGCCGGCGGCATCGTCTTTTACGCGAATTACCTCAAATTCTTCGAACGCGCCCGCACCGAGTGGCTGCGCGCGGCCAACGTCGGCCAACAGGCGCTGCGCGACCAGGATGGGGCCATCTTCGTCGTCAAAAACGCCAGCATCGACTATCACGCGCCAGCCCGCCTCGATGATGAATTAAACTTGACATTGAGTATAGAAAAACTGGGGCATGCATCGGTCCAGTTCCTCCAGCAAGCGTGGCACGGCGACGTCTTGCTGGCCAGCGCACGGGTCAAGGTCGGTTGCGTCGATGCCGCATCCTTGCGTCCACGTGCCCTGCCCGACGCAACGGCTGCTAAAATGCGTGCCGCCTGACACTTCACATCCAGAAAAATCCAACGCCCATGAATGCAGCCCAAGACCTTTCCTTTCTCGCCCTGATCAGCAACGCGCACCTGATCGTGCAATTGATCATGGCACTCCTGCTGGGCTTGTCCATCATGAGCTGGACCTACATTTTCCGCAAAGCGTTTGCCGTGCGCGCCGCCCGTCTGCAGACCGAACAGTTCGAGCGCAGCTTCTGGGCCGGCGGCAACCTGCACACCCTGCACCAGAACGCCAGCACCACGCGCGAGCAAAGCGGCGCGCTGGCGCGCATCTTTGAAGCCGGCATGGGCGAATTCATCAAGGGCAAACAAGCCTCTTCCCAGCGCGATCCGCTCGAG of the Massilia violaceinigra genome contains:
- a CDS encoding SDR family oxidoreductase, which produces MIVFITGASAGFGAEMARTFVNNGHQVVISGRRKDRLEALAAELGDLALPIVMDVTCKESINEALSMLPQSWRQVDVLINNAGLALGTQPAHEAPLADWETMIATNCTGLVTMTRALLPAMVERGSGLIINLGSVAGHYPYPGGNVYGATKAFVDQFTLNLRADLAGTGVRATNLAPGLCGGTEFSNVRFKGDDAAAAKVYEGTVPLTAKDIAATVFWIATLPPHININTIEMMPTCQGFSPFAIKRT
- the ybgC gene encoding tol-pal system-associated acyl-CoA thioesterase, whose translation is MPSVFSWPVRVYYEDTDAGGIVFYANYLKFFERARTEWLRAANVGQQALRDQDGAIFVVKNASIDYHAPARLDDELNLTLSIEKLGHASVQFLQQAWHGDVLLASARVKVGCVDAASLRPRALPDATAAKMRAA